Genomic window (Asticcacaulis excentricus CB 48):
ATTTTTCCAGAATTTTAGCGCGCTCCTTGGCGGTTTTCGCCGCCCATTCGGGCATTGCGGCCTGAGCGGAGGTAATGGCGGCCTCGGTCTCTTCGGCCCCCATATCGCGCACATAGGCCAGCACCTCGCCGGTAGAGGGGTTAAACGAAGCAAAGGCCTTGTAGGCGGGGGGCGTCTGGCTGATGGCGTCGCCGAGGATGTCGAGAATAGCGGGGGTGAGTTTCATGACATTATACCGTATAGCTGATCGAGACGGACTTCAGATCGGCATACTTATATAGTGCGTGCAGGCTGCGATCGCGACCAAAGCCCGACTGTTTAAAGCCCCCGAACGGCAGCGTAATGTCGCAGGCGTCCCAGCCATTTACCCAGACCAGCCCGGCCTTAAGCTGTTTCGCGGCCCGCATGGCACGCCCGACATCCGCCGTCCACACCCCGGCGGCCAGCCCGTAGACGGTATCATTGGCCAGACGCAACGCCTCCGCCTCGCCCTCAAAGGTCAGGACCGACAGGACCGGCCCGAACACCTCTTCGCGCGCCAGCACATTGTCCGGCGTGATACCGTCAATAAGCGTCGGCTCGACATAGAAACCACCCGTGTCGCGCATAACCCGACCACCGCCAAGTCTGAGCGTGCCACCGCCTGCCTGCCCCTTGGCGATATAGTCGAGCGCCGTGTTCATCTGACGTTCGGAGATCATCGCCCCGAAGGCCGTTTGCGGATCGAAGGGGTCGCCGACCGTGATGGTCTTGGCCACAGCGATAACCTTTTCAAGGAAGGCGTCCTTGATAGAGGCTTCGACGAACAGGCGCGAGGCCGCCGTGCACACCTGACCCTGATTGTAGAAGACGCCCCAGGCAGCGTTCTGGGCGGCGGCCTCAAGGTCCGGACAATCGGCAAAGACGATCTGCGGTGACTTACCGCCCAACTCCAGTGAAACGCGCTTGAGATTGGATTCGGCCGACGCCTTCATAAGTTGCCGCCCCACCGGGCCCGACCCGGTAAAGGCGATCATATCGACTTCCATATGGCGGGCCAGCGCGTCCCCGGCCTCATGGCCAAAGCCGGTCACCACATTGAACACGCCGGCAGGCAGACCGGCCTCGATGGCCAGCGCCGCCACATAGAGCGCCGTCAGGGACGACAGCTCAGCGGGTTTGAGGACCACCGAATTGCCCATGGCGAGCGCCGGGGCGACCTTCCACATGGCCATGTGCAGCGGGAAGTTCCACGGCACGATGGCGCCGATAACGCCCAACGGCTCGTGCTCGGCATAGGAGAAACGGCCCTGCGGCGCGGGCGCGACCTCGCCATAGATCTTGTCCAGCGCCTCGGCATAATAACGCACGCTATTGATGGCCAGCGGAATATCAACGGCGCGGGCATCACGGATCGGCTTACCCGTATCGAGACATTCCAGCAGGGCCAGGGTTTCCGCGTGCGCCGTCATCCGGTCGGCCAGGGCGTGCAACACCTTTTTCTTGGCCTTTGGGGCAAGGTGTTGCCAGCGGCCGTCTTCGAAGGCATGACGCGCCGAACGCACGGCCGCATCGACATCAGCGGCGTCACAGGCGGGCAGCCGGTTGATCAGGCTATGGTCGCGCGGCGTGTGATTATCGAAGGTGCGCCTGGAAGCCGCTGCGGTCCACTGCCCGTCGAGAAAGGCCTTATCAGGTATGAAGACCGCTTTCAGGGCCTCAAGCACCCCGGACAGGTCGGCAGCAGGCGTGGCAATCGGCGCGGGCAGCATGGCAAAACCTCCGGCAATTTGTGATCACAAATGGAGCATGGCGGGACGCAACAAGTCAAGCTAGATTGGAAAGGATATAAAGACACAAGAGGAGCGCATGTCATCAAGGCTGGACATTACAGACGACACGATAACCGCCCTCAAAGAGTTTTGGTCCCTCCCCAAATTTGGCCCGGATGACACGCGATATCCGGCTTATGTCGGATTTCTCCCCGCCAGCCTCAGACCCGCCGCTGAAACTGAGCTTAACGCGTTTGTCGATCAGTTAATCGCAACACTGCCTGAGACTCCGAACAAGGCTTCGGTCCTGAAGCTGTTCGCACAGTGCCTGTTGTGGTTCGCAGGACATGACACAGAAGACCGCAATCGCATCTGCGATTATCTGGTCGAGATTATGGACATCATAGGACTGGAGTCCTCTGACGGCCTTTTGAACAATTTCATGTACGCTTGATGGCATCTACCCCTGATCAAGCTTAACCAGACTTCGCTTCGGGGGGAGGCATTATTAGTACGCCCGCAAAGCCTCAAGCATCAGTTCCATGCCTTCGTGCACATCGTCCGACATATGCTGACGCACGGCCCCTGCATCGCCGGTTTCAAAGGCGCGGATCAGTTCCTGATGGTGGTCCTGCGGCAATTGCACCGTGCCCAGCCGCCCGAAGACCACGCGCATGAACGGCCCCGATTGCAGCCAAAGCGTCTTGGCCATATCGAGAAACAGGTCCGCCTGCGCCAGCCGGTAAATCCGAAAATGAAAGGCGTGGTTGGCCTGCATGTAGCCATCGACATCGCCCTTACCCAAAGCCGCCATCAGACGCTGATCGTCGGCCTTCAGCTCGGCAATAACGTCTTTCGTCATTGCCGCCACGGCGCGGAAGGCCAGTTCCGGCTCGACCCACTGACGCGCCATCATCAACTGCCGCAGGCGATCCTCGGACAGAGACGGCACACGCAGGCGCTTGTTCGAAGGCTGAAGCTCAAGGGCCTTCTGCGCGATCAGGCGACGGACCGCCTCACGCACCGGCATAGGGCTGACGCCCAGCCCGCTGGCCAGCGTGCGCAGCGAAACCGACTTGCCCGGCGGCAACTGCCCCTGAATCAATAGGTTGGCCAGCGCCTCATAGACCTGATCATGGACCGAAGACTCTTCATCGCGCACCTCAGTTCCCCCAGGCACGGAGGTTTGCGCAAGACGGGTCAGCGCCGGAAAGGTCATAGAGACGGCCTCGAAAATGTGATCACAAAATGAGCCAGCGGCGCACAAAAGGACTGGTACGGCTGTGTATAGCCTGTAAGCTGTGGACGGACAATTGAAATGCCTGTTGTTTAAGGGAGGCCCGGCCATGGACGCGTCTGATCATTTCCCCTCACCCGACGCCCTCTGTTCGTTCTGGATGCCCTTCACGCCCAACCGGGCGTTCAAATCCGGGCGGCATAAGCTGCTGGTGGAAGCCGACGGCATGTATTACCGCAGCCACGACGGGCGTGAAATTCTGGACTCCACGGCGGGCCTGTGGTGCTCCAATGCCGGGCACAATCGCCCCAAGATCACGGCAGCCATTCAGAAACAGGCTGCGGTGCTCGACTTTGCCCCGACCTTCAATATAGCCCACCCGCTGGCGTTTGAATTTACCCACAAACTCAGCCACATCCTGCCCTACGACCTGAAAAAAGTCTTCCTCACCAATTCCGGCTCAGAGGCGGCGGATACGGCGCTCAAGATCGCCGTGGCCTATCACCGGATGCGCGGCAATGGCGCCAAGACGCGCCTGATCGGGCGTGAGCGCGCCTATCACGGCACCGGCTTTGGCGGCATCAGCGTTGGCGGCATCGTCAAGAACCGGATGCACTTCGGCACGCTGCTGACCGGGGTCGATCACCTGCCGCACACCCACCTGCCACAGAACGTCTTTTCCAAAGGCGAGCCCGAGCATGGGGCCGATCTGGCCGACGCGTTGGAACGGCTGGTGACGCTGCACGACGCTTCGACCATCGCCGCCGTCATCGTGGAGCCGGTGGCCGGTTCGACCGGCGTGCTGATCCCGCCGAAGGGGTATCTGAAGCGCTTGCGCGATATCTGCGACAAGCACGATATTCTACTGATCTTCGACGAAGTGATCACTGGTTTCGGACGGCTGGGGACGCCCTTTGCGGCCGACTATTTCAGCGTGCGCCCGGACCTGGTCTGCATGGCGAAGGGCATCACCAATGCCACCGTGCCGATGGGCGCGGTGGGCGTGTCGAACCGCATCTACGACACCTTTATGCAGGCGTCGGAAACTCCGATCGAGCTGTTCCACGGCTATACCTATTCCGGCCACCCGCTGGCCTGCGCCGCGGGGATCGCCACGCTGGAGACCTATGAAGAGGAAGGCCTGTTCGCCCGCGCCGCCGAAATTTCCCCTTACTGGCAGGAGGCCGTCCATTCTCTACGCGACGCGAAGCACGTCATCGACATCCGCAATCTGGGCCTGATCGCCGGGATCGAGCTGACGCCGCGCGACGGGGCCCCTACGGCCCGCGCGCTGGAGGTGTTTGACCGCTGTTTTGAGGCCGGTCTGCTGATCCGCGTCACCGGCGACATCATCGCCATGTCGCCGCCCCTGATCATCGAAAAAGCGCACATCGACCGCATCGTCGAAACCCTGCGCCGCGTACTGGATCAGACGGGTTAGAGCCGAGTGGAAATGTTCTTTTTACCTGAAATAATCCCGCTCTAAATCACCGAAACCCCTAGCGCGAACAGACCAAAAACCGCACAGCCCAGCACATTGACCCACCGCCCGCCCAGCTTGCGCACCGGCGGGGCAAAGCGCGCGACCAGCAGGATCAGCACCAGCCAGATGGCCCACATCCCCTCCGGCTTACCCTCGCCATTGAGGATCATCCCGCCCCACAAAAACAGGACCGACAGCAACCAGTAGAGCGGTGCGCAGAGGACACCTGTCATGTGCCACAGGGCGGCGATCAGCGTTTTCATCAATGAGCCTCGGCTTTTACGGAATTCTTACGGAATCGCGCGGATATCCTTGCCCTAAAGCCTGCCAAACGGCCATAGTGTGCCGCACAATCGGTCTGTTCATTTTCAAGGGGCGCGTCATGTTTAATCTGTCGGAACAGCTGTCTGAGCTGCGGACCACCCTGATCGTTGTCGTCCTAATGGTCGCCGCGGCCATTATCGGTCTGGCCTGGGCCAGTATCGGCCTGTTCAACGCCCTGCAAATCTGGCTGGGGCCGATCTGGGGGCCGGTGGCGCTGGGCGGGACGATGATCCTGCCGCTGATCCTCTATGTGCTGGTCAAGCAAGCGGGCAAACGCCGCCGCGAGGAACAGCAGGCGCTATTGAAGGCCCAGACTCAGGCCGCCCACGCCCAATCAGCGATCGTGCATATCCAGCGCATCCTCGATGCCCTCAAAGGCCGCTCTCCCGTGCTGGCCAGCGCCGCCGCCGTGGTCGCCGGGCTTCTGGCCTCGCGCTTCCCGTCGCTTCTGGCCATCGTTTCTGAGCTGATCTCGGCCTGGGGCGAAGACATGCGCCGACGCGACGCCGAACGCGACGACTGAGGCTTCTACCGCCCTCTTCTCGAACATTGACGCCGCGCCCCATATACTATAGGGGGGTATAGTATGGGACACCTGCACGCCAACACAGACAGCCTCACCGCCCGCGTGCGCCGCATCGCCGGGCAACTGGCGGCCATCGAAAAAGCCATAGAGGCCGACGCGCCGTGCGCCACGGTGCTGCAACAGGCAGCCGCCGTGCGCGGGGCCGTCAACGGCCTGATGGACCAACTGATCGAAGAGCATCTGCGCGAACACGTCGCGCGCCCGGACCTGAGCCCCGAAGCCCGCGCCAGCGGCACCGAAGAACTGCTGGCCGTCATCCGCAGGTACGCCAAATGACGCATACACCACACGATCACGTCTATCTGAGCGCCACCCACGACGCCAATACCCGCCGCACCCTGTGGGTCCTCGGCCTGACCGCCGTGACCATGGTGGGCGAAATCGTTGCCGGTTACCTGACCGGGTCCATGGCCCTGCTGGCCGACGGCTTTCACATGGCCACCCACGCCGGGGCGCTGACCGTCGCGGCACTGGCCTATCTCTATGCGCGCAAACACGCCCATGACCGCCGCTACAGTTTCGGGACGGGCAAGGTGGGCGACCTTGCCGGGTTTGCCTCGGCGCTGGTGCTGGGCATGGTGTCTCTGGGTATCGCTTTTGAATCGATCCTGCGCCTGTTTCAGCCGCAGGCCGTGGCCTTTACCGAGGCCACCATCGTGGCGGTGATCGGCCTGATCATCAACCTGCTCAGCGCCCTTCTGCTGGGGCACGGGCATAATCACGGGCACGGGCACGGGCATGGCCATAGCCATAGCCATATCCATCACCACGGGCATGATCATGGTCATCACCATCATCATGAGCACGCGCACGCCTCTGCCGATAACAATCTGCGCGCCGCCTATGTGCACGTGCTGGCCGATGCCCTGACCTCCATTCTGGCCATCGTCGCTCTGCTGGCCGGGCGCTTTGCCGGGTGGTGGTGGCTCGATCCGCTGATCGGGGTGGTCGGCGCGGTTGTCATCGCGCGCTGGGCGTGGAGCCTCGTCAAAGGCACGTCGGGCGTCCTGCTCGACCGCAGCGACGCGCAGATTGAGGCCGAAATCCGTGAGTGTGTTGAAACCGACGGCACGACCCTTAGCGACCTGCACGTCTGGCGCATTGGTCCGGCGGCGTGGGCGGCCATCGTTAGCACCCAAGGCCCCGCCGACAGCGCCACCATCCGCTCCCGCCTCACCCCTGTGCGCGAGATACAGCACCTGACGGTGGAAACGCAGGCCTGAGGGGCTTGCCAGTCCCGTTAAAAGCCGATAACAACGCGTCCCTCACCCGCCGCGATCCTTCGCAAAGCGTGCCCCTGTGGTGAAATGGTAGACGCGCCGGATTCAAAATCCGGTACCGAGAGGTGTGTCAGTTCGAGTCTGACCAGGGGCACCATTTTATGTTTTCGCAGAAAATATAAAATGGATATCAGTTTGCGGACAGGCGCAAAGCGCTTGGCGCCGCGCTGGCTGCGCTCCCGCTTGGTCACTAGTCACTTCGCTCCGGTTTTTAAGTTTGCGCTCAGGCGCAAAGCGCACGTTATTGGAGACGGTCTTTGTCCTTTGGGTAGAGACTATTGATCCCCACGGTGCCCCCATTAACCCCGTTTCTAAGCCCCTCCTTAAGCCATACGGTTTATTATCCACAGGGCGGGTGCCGAACGCACCGGTGACAGGTGGCGCAAGATGATCGCTTTTAATACCGCAGCGGCCGGGGCTCTGAATGCGACGCGGATGTTTGACCGTGCCGCGACGAAGGTGGCTCAGTCCGCCGGGAGTGACATGAGCACCCTATTAGGGGCCGTGGTGGTTCAGTCTGAGGCGCGCACCGCCTTTGCCGCCAATCTGGCCGTGATGAAAACTGCCGAAGAGATGACCGGTCGTCTGCTGGATCTGAAAATCTAACGGTCTAAAACGTCTGCGCAGGGGATTGGCGCGGGGGCTCGTATAAGGGATATCTTTCCTCGAATGGACGGTTACCCCAATGAAAAAAACCCCGCTTCTGATCGCTTCCGCCCTGTTCCTGCTGCCGGCCGCCGCTATGGCGCAGACCGATGGTCAAACCCCGTCGCCAGGCGGCTGGGGCAATAGCGGCCCCGGCCCGCGCATGACCCCCGATGAGCGTTTTGCCCGCATGGATACCAATAAGGACGGCTTTATCACGCGCGATGAGTTCAAGGGCCGCCGCCCCGAGGCCTTCGACATGATGGACGCCAACAAGGATGGCAAGCTTACCAAGGACGAAATGGTCGCCTTCATGAAAGAGCGCATGGGACCGGGTGGTCCGCGTGGGGGTGGCGCATCGTCGTCGTCATCGAGCGGAGGGAACTAAGGCCCATGCGACCCATCGTCTTCACCCTGATGGCCGCTGGTCTGATGATGGCCGCCTCCCCCGTCTTCGCTCAGGCGACCCTGTGGCAGGAGCGGATGCAGGAACACCGCAAACGCGCCGATGAGATGCGTGACAAGTTCGAGGAGCGCCTGTTCAAACGCACCGACGCCAATCAGGACAACTTCATCTCACGCGATGAGTTCCTGAAACAGGCCAATGAGCGTTTCGACCGTCTGGACGTCAATAAGGACGGCAAGCTATCGCGCGAAGAGGTGCGGGCTGAGCTGAAGGGCCCCAAACGCCCGGCGGAGCCTAAGGACAAGTGATGCGTGATACGGTGGGTGACGCGCAGCTTATGCGGCTGACGGCGGAGGGCGATGCCGCCGCCTTCCGTCAGCTCTTGGCGCGTCACCTGCCACGCGCGCACGCCGTGGCGTACCGCGTCCTGCTCAATCGGGAGGACGCCGAAGACGCCGTGCAGGCGGCCTTCACCAAGGTGTGGGCCAATGCCGGGCGTTATGAGCCGGACCGCTCGGCTTTTTCGACCTGGCTATATACGATTGTGACCCGCGCCTGCCTTGATCGGGCGCGGCGTTTCAAGCCCAAAACCCAGTCGATCGACGACTGGGCCGAGGCGCTGAGCGACGGCGCCCCGGATGCCGAAACGCAACTGTCGCAACAGCAGGCCGCCGGGGCCGTGCGCGCCGCCGTGGCGCAACTGCCGCTCAATCAACGCATGGCCGTGGCCTTGTGCTATTTCGAAGGCTTCAGCAATGCCGAGGCCGCCCAAAGCCTCAATATGAGCGTAAAAGCGGT
Coding sequences:
- a CDS encoding aldehyde dehydrogenase gives rise to the protein MLPAPIATPAADLSGVLEALKAVFIPDKAFLDGQWTAAASRRTFDNHTPRDHSLINRLPACDAADVDAAVRSARHAFEDGRWQHLAPKAKKKVLHALADRMTAHAETLALLECLDTGKPIRDARAVDIPLAINSVRYYAEALDKIYGEVAPAPQGRFSYAEHEPLGVIGAIVPWNFPLHMAMWKVAPALAMGNSVVLKPAELSSLTALYVAALAIEAGLPAGVFNVVTGFGHEAGDALARHMEVDMIAFTGSGPVGRQLMKASAESNLKRVSLELGGKSPQIVFADCPDLEAAAQNAAWGVFYNQGQVCTAASRLFVEASIKDAFLEKVIAVAKTITVGDPFDPQTAFGAMISERQMNTALDYIAKGQAGGGTLRLGGGRVMRDTGGFYVEPTLIDGITPDNVLAREEVFGPVLSVLTFEGEAEALRLANDTVYGLAAGVWTADVGRAMRAAKQLKAGLVWVNGWDACDITLPFGGFKQSGFGRDRSLHALYKYADLKSVSISYTV
- a CDS encoding DUF4844 domain-containing protein, which encodes MSSRLDITDDTITALKEFWSLPKFGPDDTRYPAYVGFLPASLRPAAETELNAFVDQLIATLPETPNKASVLKLFAQCLLWFAGHDTEDRNRICDYLVEIMDIIGLESSDGLLNNFMYA
- a CDS encoding GntR family transcriptional regulator, with the translated sequence MTFPALTRLAQTSVPGGTEVRDEESSVHDQVYEALANLLIQGQLPPGKSVSLRTLASGLGVSPMPVREAVRRLIAQKALELQPSNKRLRVPSLSEDRLRQLMMARQWVEPELAFRAVAAMTKDVIAELKADDQRLMAALGKGDVDGYMQANHAFHFRIYRLAQADLFLDMAKTLWLQSGPFMRVVFGRLGTVQLPQDHHQELIRAFETGDAGAVRQHMSDDVHEGMELMLEALRAY
- a CDS encoding aspartate aminotransferase family protein, which codes for MDASDHFPSPDALCSFWMPFTPNRAFKSGRHKLLVEADGMYYRSHDGREILDSTAGLWCSNAGHNRPKITAAIQKQAAVLDFAPTFNIAHPLAFEFTHKLSHILPYDLKKVFLTNSGSEAADTALKIAVAYHRMRGNGAKTRLIGRERAYHGTGFGGISVGGIVKNRMHFGTLLTGVDHLPHTHLPQNVFSKGEPEHGADLADALERLVTLHDASTIAAVIVEPVAGSTGVLIPPKGYLKRLRDICDKHDILLIFDEVITGFGRLGTPFAADYFSVRPDLVCMAKGITNATVPMGAVGVSNRIYDTFMQASETPIELFHGYTYSGHPLACAAGIATLETYEEEGLFARAAEISPYWQEAVHSLRDAKHVIDIRNLGLIAGIELTPRDGAPTARALEVFDRCFEAGLLIRVTGDIIAMSPPLIIEKAHIDRIVETLRRVLDQTG
- a CDS encoding metal/formaldehyde-sensitive transcriptional repressor, with product MGHLHANTDSLTARVRRIAGQLAAIEKAIEADAPCATVLQQAAAVRGAVNGLMDQLIEEHLREHVARPDLSPEARASGTEELLAVIRRYAK
- the dmeF gene encoding CDF family Co(II)/Ni(II) efflux transporter DmeF, whose protein sequence is MTHTPHDHVYLSATHDANTRRTLWVLGLTAVTMVGEIVAGYLTGSMALLADGFHMATHAGALTVAALAYLYARKHAHDRRYSFGTGKVGDLAGFASALVLGMVSLGIAFESILRLFQPQAVAFTEATIVAVIGLIINLLSALLLGHGHNHGHGHGHGHSHSHIHHHGHDHGHHHHHEHAHASADNNLRAAYVHVLADALTSILAIVALLAGRFAGWWWLDPLIGVVGAVVIARWAWSLVKGTSGVLLDRSDAQIEAEIRECVETDGTTLSDLHVWRIGPAAWAAIVSTQGPADSATIRSRLTPVREIQHLTVETQA
- a CDS encoding EF-hand domain-containing protein, with amino-acid sequence MKKTPLLIASALFLLPAAAMAQTDGQTPSPGGWGNSGPGPRMTPDERFARMDTNKDGFITRDEFKGRRPEAFDMMDANKDGKLTKDEMVAFMKERMGPGGPRGGGASSSSSSGGN
- a CDS encoding sigma-70 family RNA polymerase sigma factor codes for the protein MRDTVGDAQLMRLTAEGDAAAFRQLLARHLPRAHAVAYRVLLNREDAEDAVQAAFTKVWANAGRYEPDRSAFSTWLYTIVTRACLDRARRFKPKTQSIDDWAEALSDGAPDAETQLSQQQAAGAVRAAVAQLPLNQRMAVALCYFEGFSNAEAAQSLNMSVKAVESLLVRARRQLKTVLGVKDD